A genome region from Pseudodesulfovibrio alkaliphilus includes the following:
- the pdxA gene encoding 4-hydroxythreonine-4-phosphate dehydrogenase PdxA: MLTLCVTLGDPCGLGPELVVRHFAHTRRREERVLLVGPEAVLDRELNRLGLPVFWESLDDPAAIAGKGAGIYAYEPAALRGLDFPPGRATVPGGLAAGTCLETAVVLLQTGLVHGLLTCPLNKAMLQAAGFDFPGHTEFLAQGLGVGADQVCMHLCGHDPDADTADESGPGENRDPVLRVSLATTHPALREVAGLVTTERVLHCLRLTVRFVETLGLCGPVAVCGLNPHAGESGRIGDEEARVIVPALEAARAEGLEVAGPFPADTLFHFAARGDYPAVLAMYHDQGLGPLKLLHFGRAVNVTLGLPRPRTSPDHGTGYDLVGTGKASIGSFQAALDMLRRLAAAGA, encoded by the coding sequence ATGCTGACCCTGTGTGTTACCCTCGGCGATCCTTGCGGCCTCGGACCGGAGCTTGTTGTCCGGCATTTTGCCCATACCCGGCGGCGGGAGGAGCGCGTGCTTCTGGTCGGCCCCGAGGCGGTGCTGGACCGTGAACTCAATCGGCTGGGCCTGCCCGTATTCTGGGAGTCCCTTGACGATCCGGCCGCCATCGCGGGCAAGGGGGCCGGGATTTATGCGTATGAGCCCGCTGCCTTGCGCGGACTCGATTTTCCGCCCGGCCGGGCCACGGTGCCGGGCGGGCTGGCCGCGGGAACCTGTCTCGAGACGGCCGTGGTCCTGCTGCAGACAGGTCTGGTCCACGGGTTGCTTACCTGCCCGCTGAACAAAGCCATGCTTCAGGCCGCCGGGTTTGATTTTCCTGGACATACCGAATTTCTTGCCCAGGGGCTGGGCGTGGGCGCTGATCAGGTCTGTATGCACCTGTGCGGTCATGATCCTGATGCGGACACGGCCGATGAATCCGGCCCTGGAGAGAATCGCGATCCGGTTCTGCGCGTCAGCCTCGCCACCACTCACCCGGCCCTGCGCGAGGTAGCTGGTCTGGTCACCACCGAGCGGGTGCTGCACTGCCTGAGGCTCACGGTCCGGTTTGTCGAGACCCTCGGGCTGTGCGGGCCGGTGGCCGTGTGCGGTCTTAATCCCCACGCGGGCGAATCGGGCCGCATCGGCGACGAAGAGGCGCGGGTCATCGTGCCTGCCCTGGAGGCGGCAAGGGCCGAAGGTCTTGAGGTGGCCGGGCCCTTCCCTGCGGACACCCTGTTTCACTTCGCTGCCCGGGGCGATTATCCGGCCGTATTGGCCATGTATCACGACCAGGGGTTGGGTCCGCTTAAACTTCTGCACTTTGGCCGGGCGGTTAACGTGACTCTGGGCCTGCCCCGTCCGCGGACCTCGCCGGATCACGGCACGGGCTACGATCTGGTGGGCACGGGCAAGGCGTCCATCGGCAGTTTTCAGGCCGCTTTGGACATGCTCAGGCGTCTGGCCGCGGCGGGGGCGTGA
- a CDS encoding NUDIX domain-containing protein, translated as MESRKNCPHCGGELSPYCNPVPTVDVVILVPGSAPGEDSVVLVNRANPPLGWALPGGFVDCGETCEGAAVRECLEETGLEVILTGLLGVYSDPARDPRQHTMSVVYTGVARNMETLRAGDDAGEVRLFPLDRLPRTAFDHDLILADFRVRLAHHA; from the coding sequence ATGGAGTCAAGAAAGAACTGTCCGCATTGCGGGGGCGAGCTGTCGCCTTACTGCAACCCTGTTCCTACGGTGGACGTGGTCATCCTGGTGCCGGGCAGCGCACCCGGCGAGGACTCGGTGGTGCTCGTCAACAGAGCCAACCCGCCCCTGGGCTGGGCCTTGCCCGGCGGATTCGTGGATTGCGGAGAGACCTGCGAGGGGGCGGCCGTGCGTGAATGCCTTGAGGAGACCGGGCTTGAGGTGATCCTGACCGGCCTGCTCGGCGTCTATTCCGACCCGGCTCGCGATCCCCGCCAGCACACCATGAGCGTGGTCTATACCGGCGTGGCCCGAAACATGGAGACGCTGCGGGCCGGGGATGACGCGGGCGAGGTCCGGCTTTTCCCTCTGGACCGGCTTCCGCGCACCGCCTTTGACCATGACCTGATTCTGGCGGACTTCCGCGTCCGGCTGGCGCACCACGCGTGA
- a CDS encoding L-threonylcarbamoyladenylate synthase, with protein MQNLLKAMAAGEVVVYPTETLYALGCDATNAAACDKVMQIKGRTAAKPLPLIIGGVDMLGLVTDDRPSALLQLASAFWPGPLSILVRALPGLPSNLSDDDGYTSVRWSGHPFASELSRRLRRPIVATSANLGGEAPVALPEDLSPQLMEMVGAAYVDPPWPKGGKPSTVIRVLGATRLEVLRDGAVSVKKLCDKGFSVTIAEPA; from the coding sequence TTGCAGAATCTACTCAAGGCCATGGCCGCAGGAGAAGTCGTCGTCTATCCCACCGAGACTCTCTACGCATTGGGGTGCGATGCCACCAATGCGGCGGCTTGCGACAAGGTCATGCAGATCAAGGGGAGGACAGCGGCCAAGCCGCTGCCTTTGATCATCGGCGGGGTGGACATGCTCGGCCTGGTCACTGACGACAGGCCCTCAGCCCTGTTGCAACTGGCCAGCGCCTTTTGGCCCGGGCCGCTTTCCATCCTGGTCAGGGCGCTGCCGGGTCTGCCTTCGAATCTTTCGGACGATGATGGCTACACCTCGGTGCGTTGGAGCGGGCATCCCTTTGCCTCGGAACTTTCCCGCCGCCTGCGCCGTCCCATCGTGGCCACCAGTGCCAATCTGGGCGGCGAGGCCCCGGTAGCTCTGCCCGAGGATCTTTCGCCCCAGCTCATGGAGATGGTCGGTGCGGCCTATGTGGACCCGCCCTGGCCCAAGGGCGGCAAACCGTCCACAGTCATCCGCGTACTCGGCGCCACCCGGCTCGAGGTTCTGCGCGACGGAGCGGTGTCGGTCAAGAAGCTCTGCGACAAGGGCTTTTCCGTGACCATTGCCGAACCGGCCTAG
- a CDS encoding TrmH family RNA methyltransferase, producing the protein MRREISEKRKQRIEGVLSRRQKDLTLIMDNIWDPHNVSAVLRSCDAFGVSDVHLYYTTSQWPDLGRKSSGSAKKWIRLHQHVDAGAMVEVLNQEGGQVLRTGFSPTARPVMDFDFTRPTAVVLSNEHRGTSPELAALVPDEVYIPMQGMVQSLNVSVAAAIILYEAFTQRHGAGMYDAPSFGAAELAALRADWYGR; encoded by the coding sequence ATGAGACGCGAAATATCGGAAAAGAGAAAGCAGCGGATAGAGGGAGTGTTGTCCCGGCGGCAAAAGGATCTGACCCTGATTATGGACAATATCTGGGATCCGCACAATGTGTCGGCCGTGTTGCGCAGCTGCGACGCCTTCGGGGTGTCGGACGTGCATTTGTACTACACCACCTCGCAGTGGCCGGATTTGGGCAGGAAGAGTTCGGGGTCGGCCAAGAAGTGGATTCGGCTCCATCAGCATGTGGACGCGGGGGCCATGGTGGAGGTGCTGAACCAGGAGGGCGGTCAGGTGCTGCGTACCGGGTTCTCGCCCACGGCCCGGCCGGTGATGGATTTTGACTTCACCCGGCCCACGGCCGTGGTCTTGAGCAACGAGCACAGGGGCACCTCGCCCGAATTGGCCGCCCTGGTTCCCGATGAAGTGTACATTCCCATGCAGGGCATGGTGCAGAGCCTCAACGTGTCGGTGGCCGCGGCCATCATCCTGTACGAGGCGTTCACCCAGCGGCATGGGGCGGGCATGTACGACGCGCCGTCCTTCGGAGCCGCAGAGCTGGCCGCCCTGCGGGCGGACTGGTATGGCCGCTGA
- a CDS encoding response regulator, whose amino-acid sequence MRALIVEDEFLSRKVLKSFLMTLFEVEIVVNGREAIEAFRLAHREKQPYSLILMDIMMPEVDGIEALRRIREMEDKEGLAPKVKVIMTTALDDPQTVMKSFYDGEASAYIVKPVVKEKLYKELEKLNLLSK is encoded by the coding sequence ATGCGAGCACTCATAGTCGAAGACGAATTTCTGAGCAGAAAGGTTCTGAAATCCTTCCTGATGACACTTTTTGAAGTGGAGATCGTGGTCAATGGCCGCGAGGCCATAGAAGCCTTCCGGCTGGCGCATAGGGAAAAACAACCCTACTCCCTCATTCTCATGGACATCATGATGCCCGAGGTGGACGGCATCGAGGCCCTGCGCCGGATCAGGGAGATGGAAGACAAGGAGGGCCTCGCTCCGAAGGTCAAGGTGATCATGACCACGGCCCTTGACGATCCGCAGACGGTCATGAAATCCTTCTACGACGGCGAGGCCTCGGCCTACATAGTCAAGCCCGTGGTCAAGGAAAAACTCTACAAGGAGCTTGAGAAGCTCAACCTTCTCAGCAAGTAG
- a CDS encoding Hpt domain-containing protein, whose protein sequence is MSDDPMVEEFFSEVNDKYYPQVMEGLELLEGGEVAQGVEILSRPLHTIKGVTGFMPGFEPASHFTHKIEDFLKKVQSGEVEPAQENLTLLSRGINMIFQVLEQLRDDTVDEEEQEEVLTLIAEASASRQTDTEAVGAGVEVRVRDAVTVISVRDPRVHLEGHYKPIISAVLGVEPGDKILLDLSGVLTFGSTAWATVASMGSTFTIAACGLSPAAKQTLYAWGFDATIAVYPDEDTYFSTH, encoded by the coding sequence ATGAGCGACGACCCGATGGTGGAGGAGTTTTTCTCCGAGGTCAACGACAAGTACTACCCCCAGGTGATGGAGGGACTGGAACTGCTCGAAGGAGGCGAGGTCGCCCAGGGAGTGGAGATTCTCTCGCGCCCGCTGCACACCATCAAGGGCGTCACAGGCTTCATGCCCGGCTTCGAGCCCGCCTCTCACTTCACCCACAAGATCGAAGACTTCCTGAAGAAAGTCCAGTCTGGCGAGGTGGAGCCTGCCCAGGAGAATCTCACCCTGCTTTCCAGGGGGATCAACATGATCTTCCAGGTACTTGAGCAGCTCAGAGACGACACCGTTGACGAGGAGGAGCAGGAAGAGGTGCTGACCCTCATAGCCGAAGCCTCGGCCAGCCGACAGACCGACACCGAAGCTGTCGGCGCCGGAGTGGAGGTGCGCGTGCGCGATGCTGTCACCGTCATCAGCGTGCGCGACCCCCGGGTTCACCTGGAGGGGCACTACAAGCCCATCATCTCCGCCGTCCTCGGTGTGGAGCCGGGCGACAAAATATTGCTTGATCTGAGCGGAGTGCTGACCTTCGGCTCCACGGCCTGGGCCACGGTGGCCAGCATGGGTTCCACCTTCACCATCGCCGCCTGTGGCTTGAGCCCCGCAGCCAAGCAGACCCTCTACGCCTGGGGGTTCGACGCCACCATCGCAGTGTATCCCGACGAAGATACATATTTTTCGACGCACTAA
- a CDS encoding chemotaxis protein CheA yields the protein MQDSISKCIEDIEKQILDMADTGTGAGEAVDALGLSHMKLSSAGVIAVLDMLTDGITPVNDDIVTAMLGVCEAQKRFLFAVSGQLDTDAAAMGRMESRPCAEKEERFENEEEAAKAFLDPAEVSAETGQEKDHESKQTDKTPETREEAQSRADKSLAPQAISSIRVPTDRLDRVIELVGKLMVTYAVIAQGGARNLAQMAASLRELDNVISRLQKEVDAIRLVPLKQIFMPMHRLVKSLSQKIGKKLEFTVRGDDLALDKTIVESLNEPLVHLLRNAVDHGLETTEGRRQAGKDETGNVILSAWRKGDNAFIQVRDDGRGLDPDRILAKALEKGLADPDKTYETPEILQFVLQSGFSTAEKITDVSGRGVGMDAVINVIRTTLDGDIAIESTLGQGASFTISIPLDRSANEGIVDALVCKVGGDTFIVPSRDVVEIYMPRIHDVVGLPDGRETVDVRGEVHSLLRLADLLGLEPEVTDIQMAQAIVVRVGEYKAAILVDEVLRQQQVVITGFTVPVEEIFHIPILGFGMMGESDALVIDTEEILHYFEELRGISAETA from the coding sequence ATGCAGGACAGCATCAGCAAATGCATCGAAGACATCGAGAAACAGATTCTCGACATGGCGGATACCGGCACCGGAGCCGGAGAAGCCGTGGATGCGCTCGGGCTGTCGCACATGAAGCTTTCCAGTGCGGGCGTCATCGCTGTCCTCGACATGCTCACCGACGGCATCACCCCGGTCAACGACGACATCGTCACGGCCATGCTCGGCGTATGCGAAGCGCAAAAGCGCTTTCTCTTCGCCGTTTCCGGCCAGCTCGACACGGACGCCGCAGCCATGGGCCGCATGGAGTCGCGCCCATGCGCTGAAAAAGAAGAACGATTCGAAAACGAAGAGGAAGCGGCCAAGGCGTTTCTGGACCCGGCCGAGGTTTCCGCCGAAACGGGGCAGGAGAAAGATCACGAAAGCAAGCAAACGGACAAGACTCCGGAAACCAGGGAAGAGGCCCAATCCAGAGCGGACAAATCACTGGCACCACAGGCCATCTCCTCTATCCGGGTACCCACGGACAGACTCGACCGGGTCATTGAGCTGGTGGGTAAACTCATGGTCACTTATGCGGTCATCGCCCAGGGCGGAGCCCGCAACCTCGCCCAGATGGCCGCCTCGTTGCGCGAGTTGGACAACGTCATCAGCCGTTTGCAAAAGGAAGTGGACGCCATCCGCCTGGTGCCCCTCAAGCAGATATTCATGCCCATGCACCGGCTGGTGAAGAGCCTGAGCCAGAAAATCGGCAAGAAGCTCGAATTTACCGTGCGCGGGGACGATCTGGCCCTGGACAAAACCATTGTGGAGAGCCTTAACGAACCCTTGGTCCATCTGCTGCGCAATGCCGTGGACCACGGGCTGGAAACCACCGAAGGCCGTAGGCAGGCGGGCAAGGACGAGACCGGCAACGTCATTCTTTCGGCCTGGCGCAAGGGCGACAACGCCTTCATCCAGGTGCGCGACGACGGACGCGGGCTCGACCCGGACCGCATTCTGGCCAAGGCCCTGGAAAAGGGGCTGGCCGACCCTGACAAGACCTACGAAACCCCAGAAATTCTGCAATTCGTTCTCCAATCCGGCTTCTCGACCGCAGAGAAGATCACCGATGTTTCGGGCCGGGGCGTGGGCATGGACGCGGTGATCAACGTCATCCGCACCACCCTTGATGGCGACATTGCCATTGAAAGCACCCTGGGCCAGGGGGCCTCCTTCACCATCTCCATCCCCCTGGACAGATCAGCCAACGAAGGCATTGTGGACGCCCTGGTCTGCAAGGTGGGCGGCGACACCTTCATCGTGCCCAGCCGCGACGTGGTCGAGATATACATGCCCCGCATCCACGACGTGGTCGGCCTGCCCGACGGACGCGAGACCGTGGACGTGCGCGGCGAAGTCCATTCCCTGCTCCGGCTGGCGGACCTGCTGGGCCTTGAGCCGGAGGTCACGGACATCCAGATGGCCCAGGCCATCGTGGTCCGCGTGGGCGAATACAAGGCCGCCATCCTGGTGGACGAGGTTCTCAGACAGCAGCAGGTGGTCATCACCGGCTTCACCGTGCCGGTGGAAGAGATATTCCACATCCCCATCCTCGGTTTCGGCATGATGGGCGAATCCGACGCCCTGGTCATCGACACGGAAGAAATTCTTCACTATTTCGAGGAACTTCGCGGAATATCCGCCGAGACGGCCTGA
- a CDS encoding ABC transporter substrate-binding protein: protein MIMALLPGQAQAHSVRDDTGRVIEVNQPFTRIISLYAAHTENLFQLGLDDAIIGVTDREDFPSTALEKPAFTARDTAERFLNAGPDLVLIRPEQRAAHAALWADLERQGVIVAAMEPSTVPEMYDYWRRLGILTGREVQAEEMVGQFKDGLFMARQRVDSIDPAQRPGVFFESIHRRISTFSPNSMPIFVMETAGGRNVAADAASRPGTTIADYGLERMLAKSSEIDVYLTRYGEMNPVNVKDITTSPAASHIKAVRDRNVFLVDERLVSLPTMRLLRGIDAIHTLLHPTMWN from the coding sequence ATGATCATGGCACTGCTGCCCGGCCAGGCCCAGGCCCATAGCGTCCGCGACGATACCGGGCGTGTCATAGAAGTAAACCAGCCCTTCACGCGGATCATTTCGCTCTATGCCGCGCACACGGAAAACCTCTTTCAACTCGGTCTGGACGATGCCATCATCGGCGTCACCGATCGGGAGGACTTCCCCTCCACCGCACTGGAAAAACCTGCATTCACCGCTCGCGACACCGCAGAAAGATTTCTGAACGCAGGCCCGGACCTCGTCCTCATCCGCCCCGAGCAGCGGGCCGCCCACGCCGCCCTTTGGGCCGATCTGGAGCGGCAGGGCGTCATCGTGGCCGCCATGGAGCCGTCCACTGTCCCGGAAATGTACGACTATTGGCGCAGACTGGGCATCCTCACCGGCAGGGAGGTGCAGGCCGAGGAAATGGTCGGCCAGTTCAAGGACGGGCTGTTCATGGCCCGGCAGCGGGTGGATAGCATCGATCCGGCCCAGCGGCCCGGCGTCTTCTTCGAGTCCATCCACCGCAGAATCTCCACCTTTTCCCCAAACTCAATGCCCATCTTCGTCATGGAAACGGCAGGCGGTCGCAACGTGGCCGCAGACGCCGCCTCGCGTCCGGGCACCACTATCGCGGACTACGGCCTGGAGCGGATGCTGGCAAAGTCCTCGGAGATCGATGTCTACCTCACCCGGTACGGGGAGATGAATCCGGTGAACGTCAAGGACATCACCACCAGCCCGGCGGCATCGCACATCAAGGCCGTGCGCGACCGCAATGTCTTTCTTGTGGACGAGCGGCTCGTGTCGCTGCCCACCATGCGTCTGCTCCGCGGCATCGATGCGATCCACACCCTGCTGCACCCCACAATGTGGAACTGA
- the cobI gene encoding precorrin-2 C(20)-methyltransferase — protein MTRKGTLYGIGVGPGDPELLTLKAVSALGRVDVVFAASSTKNDYSTAYGIARPHLKEGVRVEHLGFPMTKDEAELDAAWAVNARAVSQVLNQGMDAAFLTLGDPLTYSTYGYLQRTLLKIDPTIRLEAIPGITSFHAAAARIGLVLCESKESLLVTSGVSDQTNLEAQLDVADNAVILKTYKNFEQIRATLERLRLSDKTVLVSRLGMDGESILMDIRDAPATPHYFSLALVKKNTGD, from the coding sequence ATGACACGAAAAGGCACCCTCTACGGCATCGGCGTCGGCCCCGGCGACCCGGAACTGCTCACGCTCAAGGCGGTCAGCGCCCTGGGACGGGTGGATGTCGTCTTTGCCGCCTCCTCCACCAAAAACGACTACTCCACGGCCTACGGCATAGCCCGCCCCCACCTCAAGGAAGGAGTGCGCGTGGAGCACCTCGGCTTTCCCATGACCAAGGACGAAGCCGAACTCGATGCCGCCTGGGCCGTCAACGCCCGGGCCGTGTCCCAAGTGCTCAATCAGGGAATGGACGCCGCCTTCCTGACCCTGGGCGATCCGCTGACCTATTCCACCTACGGCTATCTCCAGCGCACCCTGCTGAAAATAGACCCGACCATCAGGCTCGAAGCCATTCCGGGCATCACGTCGTTCCACGCGGCGGCCGCCCGCATCGGGCTTGTGCTCTGCGAATCAAAGGAGTCGCTGCTCGTCACCTCCGGCGTGTCCGACCAAACGAACCTTGAAGCCCAGCTTGACGTGGCCGACAACGCTGTTATCCTCAAGACGTACAAGAACTTCGAGCAAATCCGGGCCACACTGGAACGGCTCAGGCTCTCGGACAAGACAGTGCTTGTCTCGCGCCTGGGCATGGACGGCGAATCCATCCTCATGGACATCAGGGACGCTCCAGCCACGCCCCACTACTTCTCGCTGGCCCTGGTCAAGAAAAACACCGGAGACTGA
- a CDS encoding sirohydrochlorin cobaltochelatase has translation MKKAIVLAAFGSRHENAIASLARITECVRRVHPDTPVCVAYTSRTIRGHMARAGEAVESVAEALDRLLAEEVTHVVVQSLHLIPGTEFHGLLELANERMLKRDGFSRVEVGFPLVAGEAGVDRVVDAILAEALDGRGEHDAVLFMGHGTKHDGNVYYDCLHRAFQARDKAVHMGAMEAEPGIDTIIERFTAGGVKRAYLLPFLFGAGWHTARDMVGEEATSWKTRLENAGIECVPVLKGAGEYNALVDIWLAHLDDAMRRLTRC, from the coding sequence ATGAAAAAAGCCATCGTCCTTGCCGCCTTCGGCTCACGCCACGAAAACGCCATCGCCTCCCTGGCCCGCATCACGGAATGTGTCCGCCGCGTACATCCCGACACCCCGGTGTGCGTGGCCTACACCTCAAGGACCATCCGAGGCCACATGGCCAGGGCGGGCGAGGCGGTGGAATCCGTGGCCGAAGCCCTGGACAGGCTGCTGGCCGAAGAAGTCACCCATGTGGTCGTCCAGTCCCTGCACCTGATCCCGGGCACAGAGTTCCACGGCCTGCTGGAGCTTGCCAACGAACGCATGCTCAAGCGCGATGGTTTCAGCCGGGTCGAGGTGGGTTTTCCCCTGGTGGCGGGCGAAGCCGGGGTGGACAGGGTGGTGGACGCCATCCTGGCCGAAGCCCTGGACGGCCGAGGCGAGCACGACGCCGTGCTCTTCATGGGACACGGCACCAAACACGACGGCAACGTCTACTACGATTGCCTGCACCGGGCATTTCAGGCCCGCGACAAGGCCGTGCACATGGGGGCCATGGAGGCCGAGCCCGGTATCGACACCATCATCGAGCGCTTCACCGCAGGCGGGGTCAAACGCGCCTATCTCCTTCCCTTCCTCTTCGGAGCAGGCTGGCACACCGCCCGCGACATGGTGGGCGAGGAAGCAACCAGCTGGAAGACCCGGCTCGAAAACGCGGGCATCGAATGCGTCCCAGTGCTCAAGGGAGCGGGCGAATACAACGCCCTGGTGGACATCTGGCTGGCCCACCTGGACGACGCCATGCGCCGCCTCACCCGCTGCTGA
- a CDS encoding ASKHA domain-containing protein produces MSILIHTADGGCLNLEPRPEESLARTIVLSRLWHGVPLCSGLGKCGLCRVRFLSPAPAHTPEEARKLGPEALAQGWRLACLHPSEPCEVEVPAPVRSARAVRDLSPARGDFSLAVDLGTTSLHWAVLIDGKPVTMGQELNPQAGLGSEVMSRLAVAATAEGRLALRTLILDRLTDIAATAARDTGGSCLALAVSGNPAMTYILLGIPPDGLAAAPYALSYAGGDEQPLGAGLPPANIPPLLAPFVGADISAGLVAIEYDGAARYPFLLADMGTNGEFVLALSPKRRLVASVPLGPALEGVGLSFGRTAGPSTITGFRLTPQGLAPVRFEGDAAQGPPTAMTGTGYLSLAAILLRQGVLDRAGHFGPGSTPLAARLAARLTTLEGEPALALDDGLFLPASDLEEILKVKAAFNLAMSALLTEAGLSPSGLAAVHIAGALGEHVSLDDLETLGFLPPGLGARTIKAGNTSLKGTAKLVTDSRALAFARTLPDTITALDLTADPAFGDRFMQRMRFTHVD; encoded by the coding sequence GTGAGCATACTGATACACACAGCCGACGGCGGTTGCCTGAACCTTGAGCCGCGCCCGGAAGAAAGCCTGGCCCGGACAATCGTTCTGAGCCGCCTCTGGCACGGCGTGCCACTCTGCTCCGGCCTGGGCAAATGCGGCCTGTGCCGGGTGCGATTCCTCTCCCCTGCGCCCGCCCACACGCCCGAGGAAGCCAGAAAGCTCGGCCCCGAGGCCCTTGCCCAGGGGTGGCGGCTGGCCTGTCTGCATCCGTCCGAACCCTGCGAGGTGGAAGTCCCGGCCCCGGTGCGTAGCGCCCGCGCCGTACGTGATTTGTCTCCGGCCAGAGGGGATTTCTCCCTGGCGGTGGACCTCGGCACCACCTCGCTCCACTGGGCTGTCCTGATCGACGGAAAACCCGTGACCATGGGCCAGGAACTGAACCCCCAGGCCGGCCTGGGCAGCGAAGTCATGTCCCGGCTGGCCGTGGCGGCCACGGCCGAGGGACGCTTGGCGCTGCGCACCCTGATCCTCGACCGGCTGACCGACATCGCGGCCACGGCCGCTCGGGACACGGGCGGATCGTGTCTCGCCCTGGCCGTGTCCGGCAACCCGGCCATGACCTACATCCTGCTGGGCATTCCCCCCGACGGGCTGGCCGCCGCACCCTATGCCCTGAGTTACGCGGGCGGCGACGAACAGCCGCTGGGGGCCGGGCTGCCCCCGGCCAACATCCCCCCCCTGCTGGCCCCTTTCGTGGGCGCCGACATCAGCGCAGGGCTGGTGGCCATCGAGTACGACGGCGCAGCGAGGTATCCTTTTTTACTGGCCGACATGGGCACCAACGGCGAGTTTGTCCTGGCCCTGTCTCCCAAGCGGCGGCTGGTGGCCAGCGTCCCTCTGGGGCCGGCCCTGGAGGGCGTGGGCCTTTCCTTTGGTCGCACGGCCGGGCCATCCACCATCACCGGCTTCAGGCTGACACCGCAGGGCCTCGCCCCCGTGCGCTTTGAAGGGGACGCGGCCCAAGGGCCGCCCACTGCCATGACCGGCACGGGCTATCTCTCCCTGGCCGCCATCCTGCTGCGCCAAGGCGTGCTGGACCGGGCAGGCCACTTCGGTCCCGGCTCCACCCCGCTGGCCGCCCGGTTGGCGGCCCGGCTGACCACCCTGGAGGGCGAACCCGCCCTGGCCCTTGATGACGGCCTGTTCCTCCCGGCTTCAGACTTGGAGGAGATCCTCAAGGTCAAGGCGGCCTTCAACCTGGCCATGTCGGCCCTTCTGACCGAGGCCGGGCTGTCCCCGTCCGGGCTGGCCGCAGTGCACATCGCCGGGGCCCTGGGCGAACATGTCTCCCTGGATGACCTGGAAACATTGGGTTTTCTACCGCCCGGCCTGGGGGCCAGGACCATCAAGGCGGGCAACACCTCGCTCAAAGGCACCGCGAAACTCGTCACCGACTCCCGGGCGCTGGCCTTTGCGCGCACACTGCCGGACACCATAACCGCCCTTGACCTGACCGCCGATCCCGCCTTTGGCGACAGGTTCATGCAAAGGATGCGCTTCACCCATGTCGATTGA
- a CDS encoding small ribosomal subunit Rsm22 family protein: protein MSIETLFPEITPGNAAELERFGDILKQVWPLKAKHREQLKYDIRDMSRSLTNERAERRPDYMGEARFLSPYLCYFLPWNLYRMSRLFGGMELDIPEDGEITDLGSGPLTAVIALWMSRPHLRGRRLNFTCLDRVPKAMQAGLALFNALAGDTPWRIRTAKAAFSDRIQRKADLIIAANALNELDWSGRTARPQAEKLARHLIGACKDTGRVLLIETGVRLTGRIIAEMRGQFLAQGFKPIAPCPHAGECPMPATGQGAPWCHFNLSVKGAPRWLELLSSEARLEKTGVSLNFLYLSRKGGKDFGAVRLISEPFPLHGGLGQYACSDQGLTLVDYGPKQRPLLPGQGMIPQWPATPRKDLKSGALLLPFKPAIKEK, encoded by the coding sequence ATGTCGATTGAAACCCTGTTCCCGGAAATCACGCCTGGAAACGCGGCCGAGCTGGAACGCTTCGGCGACATCCTCAAGCAGGTATGGCCTCTCAAGGCCAAGCACCGCGAGCAGCTCAAGTACGACATCCGCGACATGTCGCGCAGCCTGACCAACGAACGCGCAGAGCGGCGTCCCGACTATATGGGCGAGGCCCGGTTCCTCTCGCCCTACCTGTGTTATTTCCTGCCCTGGAACCTCTACCGCATGTCGCGGCTCTTCGGCGGCATGGAGCTGGACATCCCGGAAGACGGCGAGATAACGGACCTCGGCTCCGGGCCGCTCACCGCTGTCATCGCCCTGTGGATGTCACGGCCGCACCTGCGCGGACGCAGGCTCAACTTCACCTGTCTCGACCGTGTGCCCAAGGCCATGCAGGCGGGCCTTGCGCTCTTCAACGCCCTGGCCGGGGACACCCCGTGGCGGATCAGGACAGCCAAGGCAGCCTTCAGCGACCGCATCCAGCGCAAGGCCGATCTGATCATTGCGGCCAACGCCCTCAACGAATTGGACTGGTCTGGCAGGACCGCCCGGCCCCAGGCGGAAAAACTCGCCCGGCACCTTATCGGCGCCTGCAAGGACACAGGGCGCGTCCTGCTCATTGAAACCGGAGTGCGCCTGACTGGCCGCATCATCGCCGAGATGCGCGGCCAGTTCCTGGCCCAGGGGTTCAAACCCATCGCGCCCTGCCCCCACGCCGGGGAATGTCCCATGCCCGCCACGGGCCAGGGGGCGCCGTGGTGCCACTTCAATCTCTCGGTCAAGGGCGCACCCCGCTGGCTCGAACTGCTTTCGTCCGAGGCGCGGCTCGAAAAGACCGGCGTTTCCCTCAACTTTCTCTACCTCTCGCGCAAGGGAGGCAAGGATTTCGGCGCAGTGCGCCTCATATCCGAACCCTTCCCCCTGCACGGCGGCCTTGGGCAATACGCCTGCTCCGACCAGGGACTGACCCTTGTGGATTACGGCCCGAAACAGCGCCCACTGCTCCCCGGGCAGGGCATGATCCCGCAGTGGCCCGCCACTCCGCGAAAAGACCTTAAATCCGGGGCGCTGCTGCTGCCCTTCAAGCCCGCCATCAAAGAAAAATGA